One Colius striatus isolate bColStr4 chromosome 7, bColStr4.1.hap1, whole genome shotgun sequence DNA segment encodes these proteins:
- the SEMA7A gene encoding semaphorin-7A isoform X2, which yields MGRRWPVALFAALCASQLGMWAAGHSKVNPRIITAPQGAKEYVFPRSEKYPVFYHQEGSSAIYVGGEGKLYYYDFASYENYTEDFPVKNEGQCMMPGSLEDNKNYLTLVEKYGDGILVCGTGACAPTCWNLTQRKESISWDGRGIAPFTPDSNTLVVVDGHDIYSTIKKSQQNGKIPRFRRVRGGGELYTSDTVMQNPQFVKATTVRHEEPQQDKIYYFFREDNPDKSPEAPRNISRVAQLCKEDKGGTSSLSASKWTTFLKASLICVDPVTKGNFNWLQDVFFVRASNWRHSKVYGLFTNTWGSSAVCVYSFGDIDNVFRTSKLKGYNGPNPEVKPGQCVPSGQHTPSETFKIADSHPEVEERVEPLSPTKSPLFHNKHRYQKIGVHEVSASDGRRYNVLYLATDKGSIHKIVELPNGVQNIVELQVFPKKDPIQSMILDHKRAMLYIGSTNKVVEMPMDMCRVYRTNCDSCLLARDPYCGWLNGTCQSVYLSREVRQNLNLDPWRGKCQKGAVKEDDYQNITVVPFSRYYLNCPIESHYATYNWYHNDSLIKTCNTTHPQQDCFHFIQNVSHVHYGHYVCISEEDGFKQALVKERLVNHLRFMSQKGQATMTLASWLQLLLMVMLVELFH from the exons ATGGGCAGGAGGTGGCCCGTTGCCCTCTTCGCGGCCCTGTGTGCCAGCCAGCTGGGCATGTGGGCAGCGGGGCACTCCAAGGTGAACCCCAGGATCATCACAGCTCCGCAAG GTGCCAAAGAGTATGTATTTCCCAGGAGTGAGAAGTACCCAGTCTTCTATCATCAAGAAGGCAGCTCGGCCATCTACGTCGGGGGAGAGGGAAAGCTGTATTACTACGACTTTGCAAGCTACGAGAACTACACG GAAGACTTTCCAGTGAAAAATGAAGGACAGTGCATGATGCCTGGGAGTCTG GAGGACAATAAAAATTATCTCACGTTAGTGGAGAAGTATGGAGATGGGATATTAGTGTGTGGGACTGGTGCCTGTGCCCCCACTTGCTGGAACTTG ACTCAGAGGAAGGAGAGCATTTCATGGGACGGGAGAGGTATCGCTCCTTTCACCCCCGACTCAAATACCCTCGTCGTCGTTGATG GTCATGACATCTACTCCACCATCAAGAAGAGCCAGCAGAACGGCAAGATACCTCGCTTCCGTCGAGTGAGGGGGGGTGGAGAGCTCTACACCAGTGACACAGTCATGCAGA ACCCTCAATTTGTCAAAGCAACTACAGTAAGGCATGAAGAGCCTCAACAGGACAAGATTTACTACTTCTTTCGTGAAGACAACCCAGATAAGAGTCCCGAGGCCCCTAGAAACATCTCTCGAGTGGCCCAGCTGTGTAAG GAAGATAAAGGTGGaaccagttcactctctgcttCCAAGTGGACAACCTTCCTGAAGGCCAGCTTGATCTGCGTTGACCCCGTCACCAAGGGCAACTTCAACTGGTTGCAAGACGTCTTCTTTGTCCGTGCGAGTAACTGGAGGCACTCCAAAGTCTATGGGCTCTTCACAAACACCTG GGGAAGCTCTGCTGTTTGTGTCTATTCCTTTGGGGACATTGACAACGTGTTTCGGACATCCAAACTCAAAGGCTATAATGGTCCCAACCCAGAGGTCAAGCCTGGGCAG TGCGTTCCCTCTGGGCAGCACACCCCCAGCGAGACCTTCAAGATCGCCGACAGCCACCCAGAGGTGGAGGAGCGTGTGGAGCCCCTCTCTCCCACCAAGAGCCCCTTGTTCCACAACAAGCACCGCTACCAGAAGATCGGGGTGCATGAGGTCTCTGCGAGTGATGGGCGTCGCTACAACGTGCTTTATTTGGCCACAG aCAAGGGATCCATCCACAAGATTGTGGAGCTGCCAAACGGGGTACAGAACATTGTGGAGCTCCAGGTCTTCCCAAAGAAGGACCCGATTCAGTCCATGATCCTGGACCATAAGAGG GCGATGCTGTACATCGGCTCAACGAATAAGGTGGTGGAGATGCCCATGGACATGTGCAGGGTGTATCGCACCAACTGTGACAGCTGCCTGCTGGCCAGAGACCCCTACTGCGGCTGGCTCAATGGCACCTGCCAGTCGGTTTACCTGAGCCG GGAGGTGCGACAGAACCTGAACCTGGACCCGTGGCGAGGAAAGTGCCAGAAGGGGGCTGTTAAGGAAG ATGATTATCAGAACATCACTGTCGTCCCTTTCTCCCGGTACTACCTCAACTGTCCCATTGAGTCCCACTATGCCACCTACAACTGGTACCACAACGACAGCCTCATCAAGACCTGCAACACCACCCACCCCCAGCAGGACTGCTTCCACTTCATCCAGAACGTCAGCCATGTCCACTACGGCCACTATGTCTGCATCTCAGAGGAGGACGGCTTCAAGCAGGCGCTGGTGAAGGAGCGCCTGGTCAACCATCTCCGGTTCATGTCTCAGAAGGGCCAGGCCACCATGACGCTTGCCtcttggctgcagctgctcctgatGGTGATGTTGGTGGAGCTCTTCCACTGA
- the SEMA7A gene encoding semaphorin-7A isoform X1 → MGRRWPVALFAALCASQLGMWAAGHSKVNPRIITAPQGAKEYVFPRSEKYPVFYHQEGSSAIYVGGEGKLYYYDFASYENYTEDFPVKNEGQCMMPGSLEDNKNYLTLVEKYGDGILVCGTGACAPTCWNLTQRKESISWDGRGIAPFTPDSNTLVVVDGHDIYSTIKKSQQNGKIPRFRRVRGGGELYTSDTVMQNPQFVKATTVRHEEPQQDKIYYFFREDNPDKSPEAPRNISRVAQLCKEDKGGTSSLSASKWTTFLKASLICVDPVTKGNFNWLQDVFFVRASNWRHSKVYGLFTNTWGSSAVCVYSFGDIDNVFRTSKLKGYNGPNPEVKPGQCVPSGQHTPSETFKIADSHPEVEERVEPLSPTKSPLFHNKHRYQKIGVHEVSASDGRRYNVLYLATDKGSIHKIVELPNGVQNIVELQVFPKKDPIQSMILDHKRAMLYIGSTNKVVEMPMDMCRVYRTNCDSCLLARDPYCGWLNGTCQSVYLSREVRQNLNLDPWRGKCQKGAVKEVDDYQNITVVPFSRYYLNCPIESHYATYNWYHNDSLIKTCNTTHPQQDCFHFIQNVSHVHYGHYVCISEEDGFKQALVKERLVNHLRFMSQKGQATMTLASWLQLLLMVMLVELFH, encoded by the exons ATGGGCAGGAGGTGGCCCGTTGCCCTCTTCGCGGCCCTGTGTGCCAGCCAGCTGGGCATGTGGGCAGCGGGGCACTCCAAGGTGAACCCCAGGATCATCACAGCTCCGCAAG GTGCCAAAGAGTATGTATTTCCCAGGAGTGAGAAGTACCCAGTCTTCTATCATCAAGAAGGCAGCTCGGCCATCTACGTCGGGGGAGAGGGAAAGCTGTATTACTACGACTTTGCAAGCTACGAGAACTACACG GAAGACTTTCCAGTGAAAAATGAAGGACAGTGCATGATGCCTGGGAGTCTG GAGGACAATAAAAATTATCTCACGTTAGTGGAGAAGTATGGAGATGGGATATTAGTGTGTGGGACTGGTGCCTGTGCCCCCACTTGCTGGAACTTG ACTCAGAGGAAGGAGAGCATTTCATGGGACGGGAGAGGTATCGCTCCTTTCACCCCCGACTCAAATACCCTCGTCGTCGTTGATG GTCATGACATCTACTCCACCATCAAGAAGAGCCAGCAGAACGGCAAGATACCTCGCTTCCGTCGAGTGAGGGGGGGTGGAGAGCTCTACACCAGTGACACAGTCATGCAGA ACCCTCAATTTGTCAAAGCAACTACAGTAAGGCATGAAGAGCCTCAACAGGACAAGATTTACTACTTCTTTCGTGAAGACAACCCAGATAAGAGTCCCGAGGCCCCTAGAAACATCTCTCGAGTGGCCCAGCTGTGTAAG GAAGATAAAGGTGGaaccagttcactctctgcttCCAAGTGGACAACCTTCCTGAAGGCCAGCTTGATCTGCGTTGACCCCGTCACCAAGGGCAACTTCAACTGGTTGCAAGACGTCTTCTTTGTCCGTGCGAGTAACTGGAGGCACTCCAAAGTCTATGGGCTCTTCACAAACACCTG GGGAAGCTCTGCTGTTTGTGTCTATTCCTTTGGGGACATTGACAACGTGTTTCGGACATCCAAACTCAAAGGCTATAATGGTCCCAACCCAGAGGTCAAGCCTGGGCAG TGCGTTCCCTCTGGGCAGCACACCCCCAGCGAGACCTTCAAGATCGCCGACAGCCACCCAGAGGTGGAGGAGCGTGTGGAGCCCCTCTCTCCCACCAAGAGCCCCTTGTTCCACAACAAGCACCGCTACCAGAAGATCGGGGTGCATGAGGTCTCTGCGAGTGATGGGCGTCGCTACAACGTGCTTTATTTGGCCACAG aCAAGGGATCCATCCACAAGATTGTGGAGCTGCCAAACGGGGTACAGAACATTGTGGAGCTCCAGGTCTTCCCAAAGAAGGACCCGATTCAGTCCATGATCCTGGACCATAAGAGG GCGATGCTGTACATCGGCTCAACGAATAAGGTGGTGGAGATGCCCATGGACATGTGCAGGGTGTATCGCACCAACTGTGACAGCTGCCTGCTGGCCAGAGACCCCTACTGCGGCTGGCTCAATGGCACCTGCCAGTCGGTTTACCTGAGCCG GGAGGTGCGACAGAACCTGAACCTGGACCCGTGGCGAGGAAAGTGCCAGAAGGGGGCTGTTAAGGAAG TAGATGATTATCAGAACATCACTGTCGTCCCTTTCTCCCGGTACTACCTCAACTGTCCCATTGAGTCCCACTATGCCACCTACAACTGGTACCACAACGACAGCCTCATCAAGACCTGCAACACCACCCACCCCCAGCAGGACTGCTTCCACTTCATCCAGAACGTCAGCCATGTCCACTACGGCCACTATGTCTGCATCTCAGAGGAGGACGGCTTCAAGCAGGCGCTGGTGAAGGAGCGCCTGGTCAACCATCTCCGGTTCATGTCTCAGAAGGGCCAGGCCACCATGACGCTTGCCtcttggctgcagctgctcctgatGGTGATGTTGGTGGAGCTCTTCCACTGA